CCGTTTCGATGCGGTGCTGACGCATCGGATATTCGGCCTCCCGATATTCCTTGCCGTCCTCGTGATTGTCTTCCAGGCGGTCTTTTCCTGGGCCGTTCCGGCCATGGATATGATTGAGGCGGCGGTGGCGGGGCTGGGCGCCCTGGTGCGAAGTACGTTGCCCGGCGGTCCCTTTACGGACCTGCTGGTTGAAGGGGCCATCGCGGGGGTGGGCAATGTCCTGATTTTTCTGCCGCAAATCCTGCTGCTTTTTTTCTTCATCGGCCTGATGGAAGATTCCGGCTATATGGCCCGCACGGCGTTCATCATGGACCGGCTGATGAAGAGGGTGGGGCTCAGCGGCGGTTCGGTGGTGCCGCTGCTGAGCAGTTTCGCATGCGCCATTCCCGGCATCATGGCGGCCCGGACGCTCGATAACGAACGCGACCGGATTATCACGATCATGGTTGCCCCGCTGATGAGTTGCTCGGCGCGTCTGCCGGTCTATACCCTGTTCATCGCCGCTTTTATTCCGGCGGGCAAACTCTTCGGGGTTTTCGGCTACCAGGGCCTGACGATGTTCACGATGTACCTTATGGGCACCCTGACCGCTTTCGTAGCGGCCTGGATCCTGAAACGATATGTTTTCAAAGGGTCGGCGTCCTTCTTTGCCATGGAGTTGCCGCCATACCGGCGACCGAAGATGCGATACCTTTTCTGGCGAATGATCGCCCGGTCGAAGATATTCGTTTATCGTGCAGGCAAGATCATCTTTCTGCTGAGCATTGTACTCTGGTTTTTGGCCAGTTATCCGAAAGCGCAACTCGGTCCGGACCTGTTGGCGGAACGAACGGCTATCGAAACCCGGCATCAGGACGCATACGATCGGATCGCGAGGCAGGAAGGTATGCCCGTCCCTGACTTGCTTGCCCAGCCTCCCGTTGTCGAGGCGATGCGTTTTCTCTCGGCCGATCCCGAGAGCGATCCCGAAGCCGGGGCGGCTTTCGACGCCTTGCGCAATCAATACCCCGGCCAGGTTGCCAGCGCCCAGGCGTTGTATGAGGCGCAGCAGAAATACGAAGACGGTTTAGCCCGCCTGGCCGATGCCGAAGCCGGGTACCTGATCCGCCACAGCTTCATCGGCCGGTTTGGCCGCGCATTGGAGCCTGTCATGCAACCGCTGGGCTTCGACTGGAAGATCACCGCAGGCATCATTGCGGCGTTTGCCGCGCGCGAAGTCATTGTCAGCACGCTTGCCACGCTCTACAGTGTCAGCGACGCCGATGAGACAAGCCCTGTCCTGCGCGATTACCTCAAAGCAGACCGTTACCCGGACGGTCGGCCCGTTTTCACGCCGCTGGTGGCGTTGAGCCTTCTGGTGTTCTTCGTGTTCGCGCTGCAATGCATGAGTACGCTTGCCATTGCCCGGCGCGAGACGAACACATGGCGCTGGCCGGTGGTCATGTGGCTATACATGACCGGGCTGGCCTACCTGTGCTCGCTCATCGTCTACCAGGGCGGACTGATGCTGGGGCTGAGCTGAGGCCGCTGCATACGTTTCAGGGCTCGTAGCGCGCCGAATGCGTGTCGTTGTTGTTTCCGGGTATTTCGTCCGTGGACCGGATACCGCCGGATTCGAAAACAGGTGTCCCGTTCCGGTCGTGCATCGTAAAATGAACCCGGCTTCTGTGCGAGGGATAGCCCGTCGGAAGTTTAGCCCGGCCAGGTTTTCAAGATTATTCCCGGTTGCATACCGCGCCCCGGCCTGCTAATTTTCTGAAAATCCACCTGCCGGTATTTTTTGCGGCGATTGTTTTTTCTTTCCGCGCGTTGTTTTCTCATGCCCGATCCTGTGAAAACATCCCGTTCTGACAGACCCGTGCTCATTGTCGGCGGCGGCGTAGCGGGGCTTGCGCTTGGTTGGCGGTTGCTGCATGCCGGTCGGTCCGTACAGCTTTTCGAGCGGGACCGCGCCGGGCGCGGGGCCTCCTGGGCGTCGGCGGGCATGCTGGCGCCGGATGCGGAAATCGGATTCGAGGACCCGGAACTCTACCGGCTCAACCGGGAAAGCCTGCGGAGATGGCCGGCGTTTGCGAAGGCGCTTGAGACGGAAAGCGGAATGGAGACAGGGTTCCGGACCGACGGGGCCGTGCATGTGGCTGCCGACCGGGACGAGGCGGAAGCGCTCCGCCGCCGCTACGATTTCATGAAGGCGCAGGGACTGGACGTCCGATGGCTTTCGCCGGCGGAAGCGCTGGATATAGAACCTTTTATCACGTCCCGACCGGCGGCGGTTCTGTATTCTCCTTCGGATAGCCAGGTGGACAGCCGTGCGCTGGTCGAAGCGTTGCAGGCTTCTTTTCTGAAGGCAGGGGGTGTGCTGCGCGAAGGGGTTGCCGTACGTGCTGTCGAGCCTGATGCGCGGACGCCCGCTGTGATGACGGAAAGCGGCGAGCGGGTGGAGGGGTCGTGCGTGGTGCTTGCCACGGGCGCCTGGTCGCATGGGATGGAAGGACTGACTGCGGATCAGAAACCGCCTGTGCGTCCGGTGCGGGGGCAGATGATGGAATTGCAGTCCGAGCCTCCGTTCGACTTGCAGCATGTCGTACGGAGTGCGCATATGTGCGTGGTGCCGAAGCCCGGCGGACGCGTGCTCGTCGGCACTACGATGGAGGAAATGGGCTTCGATGCGCGCGTTACGGCGGGCGGGTTGTATACCATCCTGGAGGAGGCGCGGAAGATCGTGCCGGGGATCGACGATCTCCCCGTGCGCGATATATGGGCGGGGCTTCGTCCGGCAAGCCGCGATCATTTGCCCATTCTGGGCCCTTCCTCTGCGCCCGGCGTAGTGATGACGACGGGTTTTTACAGGCATGGCATGCTGCTTGCCCCGGTCGCTTCCGAAGAAGTGGCGCAGTACATTCTTTCCGGAGAAACCTCTGCATGGATCGCCCCGTTTTTACCGGGACGTTTCGAGACGGTATCCGCGTGACGACCGGGCCTGTTATGCGGACCCGGCGCACTGGCATGCGCCGCTATGGAAATACAGTGCACCGGCATGCGCCGTCACACGAATACGCCGCAAAAAGGCGGATGGACCATGTCTTCCGAATCTCTCATCGACGTGTTGATCAACGGGGAGACGCATTCCGTGTCCGCGCAGGCGACGGTGTCCGTACTGGTGCGAGAGATGGGATTCGATCCGGCCGATGCGAAGGGCATGGCCGTGGCGGTCAACGACACGGTGGCCCCGAAAGGAACATGGGACAACCATGCCATCCGGTCCGGCGACCGGATTGAAGTGATTGCTGCGCAACAGGGAGGATAGATATGACGGTGAACGGACACCCGGATGTACTGAAAATCGGCGACATTGCGTTGTCCTCCCGGCTGATCATGGGCACGAGCCGGTACCCGAATCCGCGGGTCATGCTGGATGCGCTCGAGGCGTCCGGCACGGAACTCGTGACCGTAGCGATCCGGCGCGTGAACCTGCAGGACACGTCAGGGGAACGCTTTCTGGAATTGCTCAAGCCGTACCGCTGCTTGCCGAACACCGCCGGATGTTATACGGCGAAAGAGGCGGTGCTGGTCGCGCAACTGGCCCGCGAGGCCCTGGAAACCCATCTGATCAAACTGGAGGTCATCGGGGACGACGAAACGCTGCTTCCGGATGTCGAACAGTTGCTCCGGGCGGCGAAGGAACTCGTGGACGACGGGTTTTCCGTGATGGTCTATGCAAACGACGATCCGATCACATGCCGCAAACTGGCCGATCTCGGATGCGCCGCGATCATGCCGCTGGCCTCCCCGATAGGCAGCGGGCAGGGACTGGTGAACCCCTACAATCTGGCGCTCATCCGGGATATCATCCGGGATACGCCGTTAATCGTGGATGCCGGCATCGGCACGGCGAGTGATGCGGCCCGGGTGATGGAACTGGGCTACGACGGGGTGCTTCTGAATACCGCAGTCTCCGACGCGCAGCATCCCGTGATGATGGCTGCCGCGATGCGCCGGGCTGTGGAGGCGGGCCGGCTGGCCTTCCTGTCCGGGCGTATGCCTCGCCGCACCTATGCGCAGGCTTCGTCGCCCATGGAGGGGCGCATCGGTGGATAACGTACAGGGGGCGTCAGAACGGCGCTGCTATGCAAATACGCCGCACGGCATGCGCTGCCATACAAATACGCGGCACAAACGGGCGGATGGACCATGGCTTCCCAATATCTCATCGACATGTTGACCAACTGGAAATTGCCTTCCGTGATGCGCCGCCTGCTCGCAGTATGTTTCCTTGTGCTGAGCGCTCCGACCCCACTCACTGCGCAGGAAAGACCGCCGAACATCGTCTTCTTCCTGGTTGACGACCTGGGCTGGAGCGATATCGGCGTCTTCGGCAGTTTGTTCTACGAGACGCCGAACATTGATCGACTCGCCGAGCAGGGTGTGCGCTTCACGAACGCCTACGCGGCGGCGCACGTCTGCTCGCCCACCCGCGCGGCGCTCATGACCGGCAAGTACCCGGCACGGCTGCGGCTGACAGACTGGTTGCCCGGCCGCAGGGAACATGCCTTCGAGCAGATGCTGAGCGCCGAGAAGTTGGCCGCTCTCCCGCTCGAAGAGGTCACGCTGGCGGAGGCCTTCAAGGAGCACGGCTACCGCACGGCTATCTTCGGCAAGTGGCATCTCGGCACGGGCGAGGCGGGTCCGCTCCACCAGGGCTTCGATGTGCAAGCGCCCGACTTCCCCGGCTCGACTCCACGCGGCGGCTACTTTCCGCCCTACCTGATGAAGGGCCTGACGGTCGAAGGAGAGGACGACGAGTACCTGACCGACCGCCTCGCCGACTTCGCGGTCGAGTTTATCGAGCAAAGCGGCGAAGAGCCGTTTTTTCTCTATCTCTCGCACTTCTCGGTGCACGACCCGATCGAAGGACGCCCGGACCTGGTCACGAGATATCGGGAGAAACTGGCGCGAGCAGCGCCTCCCACGGGGCCTGCCTTCATTCTCGAAGGTAACCCCGATGATCCGGAGCCGCTCTCACGCGCCCAACTGGATTCTCTGCAACAAGAGCCCTCGCATCAGGAGCACCGGGTGCTGCCTATGCGCACAGTCCCGATCAAGCAACACCAGGACAATGTCGAGTTCGCGGCGATGGTAACCGCCGTCGACGAGAGCATGGGACGTGTGCTCCGCACGCTTGAGGAACTGGGGCTGACCGAGCACACGATCATCGTTTTCTACTCGGACAACGGCGGCATGTCGGCGGCCAACTTCGGCAATCCCGCGAGAGTCGTCGACCCGGACTGGTTGGATGTCGCCTACTCGACCTCCAATCTGCCCCTGCGGGGGGCCAAGGGCTGGCTGTATGAAGGCGGTATCCGGGTACCCCTCATCGTGCGCTGGCCGGGCGGGGGCCGGGCCGGCGCGATTCGCCACGAGCCGGTGATCAGCACGGACTTCTATCCGACTCTGCTCGAGATGGCCGGCTTTCCGGCTCAGCCTGACCAGCACGTCGACGGCGTGAGCTTTGCCGCCGCACTGCAAGGCGGCGCGTTCGCACGCGACGCGATCTACTGGCACTTTCCGCACTACAGCAATCATGGTATGCAGAGTCCCGGCGGCGCCATTCGAGCCGGTCCCTACAAGTTGCTCGAGTACTTCGAGAACGGCACGGTGCAACTCTTCGATCTGGAGAACGACCCTGGTGAGCAGCATGACCTGGCCGCCGAGCAACCGGCGAAAGCCGCCGAGCTGCGCGCCCGACTTC
The sequence above is drawn from the Bacteroidetes bacterium SB0662_bin_6 genome and encodes:
- a CDS encoding thiazole synthase gives rise to the protein MTVNGHPDVLKIGDIALSSRLIMGTSRYPNPRVMLDALEASGTELVTVAIRRVNLQDTSGERFLELLKPYRCLPNTAGCYTAKEAVLVAQLAREALETHLIKLEVIGDDETLLPDVEQLLRAAKELVDDGFSVMVYANDDPITCRKLADLGCAAIMPLASPIGSGQGLVNPYNLALIRDIIRDTPLIVDAGIGTASDAARVMELGYDGVLLNTAVSDAQHPVMMAAAMRRAVEAGRLAFLSGRMPRRTYAQASSPMEGRIGG
- the thiO gene encoding glycine oxidase ThiO; its protein translation is MPDPVKTSRSDRPVLIVGGGVAGLALGWRLLHAGRSVQLFERDRAGRGASWASAGMLAPDAEIGFEDPELYRLNRESLRRWPAFAKALETESGMETGFRTDGAVHVAADRDEAEALRRRYDFMKAQGLDVRWLSPAEALDIEPFITSRPAAVLYSPSDSQVDSRALVEALQASFLKAGGVLREGVAVRAVEPDARTPAVMTESGERVEGSCVVLATGAWSHGMEGLTADQKPPVRPVRGQMMELQSEPPFDLQHVVRSAHMCVVPKPGGRVLVGTTMEEMGFDARVTAGGLYTILEEARKIVPGIDDLPVRDIWAGLRPASRDHLPILGPSSAPGVVMTTGFYRHGMLLAPVASEEVAQYILSGETSAWIAPFLPGRFETVSA
- the feoB gene encoding ferrous iron transport protein B — its product is MVEPEPVPPLTDTLPGLRRVALVGNPNVGKTTVFNLLTGRRQKVANYPGVTVERKSGRLIGTETVEVVDLPGTYSLNPRSLDEQIAYDMLVGRIEGETPPDLVVCVVDATNLERNLYLVSQVMDLGLPVVVALNMMDAVRESDLAIDTEALGQALGLPIIPMAALHKEGLDALRRAIFDIPAPAPSRRWTLMPAVAAHVEPLCAILAEHVPDLPEDHRFSEVLHALVNEKAMAYWAIRAPAFHEAVLAARETLEARKAPYRQAEITGRYTWLGPIVAQATSRHKVSSKQTWSDRFDAVLTHRIFGLPIFLAVLVIVFQAVFSWAVPAMDMIEAAVAGLGALVRSTLPGGPFTDLLVEGAIAGVGNVLIFLPQILLLFFFIGLMEDSGYMARTAFIMDRLMKRVGLSGGSVVPLLSSFACAIPGIMAARTLDNERDRIITIMVAPLMSCSARLPVYTLFIAAFIPAGKLFGVFGYQGLTMFTMYLMGTLTAFVAAWILKRYVFKGSASFFAMELPPYRRPKMRYLFWRMIARSKIFVYRAGKIIFLLSIVLWFLASYPKAQLGPDLLAERTAIETRHQDAYDRIARQEGMPVPDLLAQPPVVEAMRFLSADPESDPEAGAAFDALRNQYPGQVASAQALYEAQQKYEDGLARLADAEAGYLIRHSFIGRFGRALEPVMQPLGFDWKITAGIIAAFAAREVIVSTLATLYSVSDADETSPVLRDYLKADRYPDGRPVFTPLVALSLLVFFVFALQCMSTLAIARRETNTWRWPVVMWLYMTGLAYLCSLIVYQGGLMLGLS
- a CDS encoding sulfatase; the encoded protein is MRRLLAVCFLVLSAPTPLTAQERPPNIVFFLVDDLGWSDIGVFGSLFYETPNIDRLAEQGVRFTNAYAAAHVCSPTRAALMTGKYPARLRLTDWLPGRREHAFEQMLSAEKLAALPLEEVTLAEAFKEHGYRTAIFGKWHLGTGEAGPLHQGFDVQAPDFPGSTPRGGYFPPYLMKGLTVEGEDDEYLTDRLADFAVEFIEQSGEEPFFLYLSHFSVHDPIEGRPDLVTRYREKLARAAPPTGPAFILEGNPDDPEPLSRAQLDSLQQEPSHQEHRVLPMRTVPIKQHQDNVEFAAMVTAVDESMGRVLRTLEELGLTEHTIIVFYSDNGGMSAANFGNPARVVDPDWLDVAYSTSNLPLRGAKGWLYEGGIRVPLIVRWPGGGRAGAIRHEPVISTDFYPTLLEMAGFPAQPDQHVDGVSFAAALQGGAFARDAIYWHFPHYSNHGMQSPGGAIRAGPYKLLEYFENGTVQLFDLENDPGEQHDLAAEQPAKAAELRARLQAWRESVSAAMTTAR
- the thiS gene encoding sulfur carrier protein ThiS, which produces MEIQCTGMRRHTNTPQKGGWTMSSESLIDVLINGETHSVSAQATVSVLVREMGFDPADAKGMAVAVNDTVAPKGTWDNHAIRSGDRIEVIAAQQGG